One region of Triticum aestivum cultivar Chinese Spring chromosome 6B, IWGSC CS RefSeq v2.1, whole genome shotgun sequence genomic DNA includes:
- the LOC123135841 gene encoding serine/arginine-rich splicing factor RS41 isoform X1, which yields MRPIFCGNLEYDARQSEIERLFGKYGRVERVDMKTGFAFVYMEDERDAEDAIHRLDRTDFGRKARRLRVEWTKEDRSGGRKGNGKRSPSSVKPTKTLFVINFDPINTRTRDLEKHFDLYGKIVNIRIRRNFAFVQYETQEDATKALDGTNGSTVMDRVISVEYALRDDDEKRNGYSPDRRGGRDRSPDRRDNRGRSASPYGRGRERGSPDYGRGRERGSPDYGKGGARDSPDYVRGGSPYGGKGDDRASPKYDRERREASPAYDRRRSRSPARSPAREDRD from the exons ATGAGGCCAATTTTCTGCGGGAACCTTGAATATGATGCCCGCCAGTCTGAAATCGAGCGTCTTTTCGGCAAATATGGAAGAGTGGAGCGAGTTGACATGAAGACAG GATTTGCGTTTGTCTACATGGAAGATGAACGTGATGCTGAAGATGCTATCCATAGACTTGACAGAACTGACTTTGGTAGAAAAGCGAGGAGACTGAGAGTCGAATGGACAAAG GAGGATCGCAGTGGTGGTCGGAAAGGAAATGGGAAGAGATCTCCAAGCAGCGTGAAACCAACCAAAACCTTGTTTGTGATTAACTTTGATCCGATCAACACAAGGACAAGAGATCTGGAGAAGCACTTTGATCTGTATGGCAAGATTGTAAATATCAGAATCAGAAGGAACTTTGCATTTGTCCAGTATGAAACACAGGAGGATGCTACTAAAGCTCTGGACGGTACCAATGGAAG CACTGTGATGGACAGGGTCATCTCTGTTGAGTATGCACTTCGTGACGATGATGAAAAAAGGAACGGGTACAGTCCAGACAGGAGAGGAGGCCGTGATAGATCTCCTGACAGAAGGGACAACCGTGGTAGGTCGGCAAGTCCTTATGGCAGAGGGCGAGAAAGGGGCAGCCCAGACTATGGCAGGGGCAGGGAGAGGGGCAGCCCGGACTATGGCAAGGGTGGTGCCAGAGATAGCCCTGACTATGTCCGTGGTGGAAGCCCATACGGCGGCAAAGGGGATGACAGGGCTAGCCCCAAGTATGACCGTGAACGCCGTGAAGCCAGTCCTGCCTATGACAGGCGCCGCAG CCGCTCGCCTGCAAGGTCGCCTGCaagggaagatagggactga
- the LOC123135841 gene encoding serine/arginine-rich splicing factor RS41 isoform X2, whose product MEDERDAEDAIHRLDRTDFGRKARRLRVEWTKEDRSGGRKGNGKRSPSSVKPTKTLFVINFDPINTRTRDLEKHFDLYGKIVNIRIRRNFAFVQYETQEDATKALDGTNGSTVMDRVISVEYALRDDDEKRNGYSPDRRGGRDRSPDRRDNRGRSASPYGRGRERGSPDYGRGRERGSPDYGKGGARDSPDYVRGGSPYGGKGDDRASPKYDRERREASPAYDRRRSRSPARSPAREDRD is encoded by the exons ATGGAAGATGAACGTGATGCTGAAGATGCTATCCATAGACTTGACAGAACTGACTTTGGTAGAAAAGCGAGGAGACTGAGAGTCGAATGGACAAAG GAGGATCGCAGTGGTGGTCGGAAAGGAAATGGGAAGAGATCTCCAAGCAGCGTGAAACCAACCAAAACCTTGTTTGTGATTAACTTTGATCCGATCAACACAAGGACAAGAGATCTGGAGAAGCACTTTGATCTGTATGGCAAGATTGTAAATATCAGAATCAGAAGGAACTTTGCATTTGTCCAGTATGAAACACAGGAGGATGCTACTAAAGCTCTGGACGGTACCAATGGAAG CACTGTGATGGACAGGGTCATCTCTGTTGAGTATGCACTTCGTGACGATGATGAAAAAAGGAACGGGTACAGTCCAGACAGGAGAGGAGGCCGTGATAGATCTCCTGACAGAAGGGACAACCGTGGTAGGTCGGCAAGTCCTTATGGCAGAGGGCGAGAAAGGGGCAGCCCAGACTATGGCAGGGGCAGGGAGAGGGGCAGCCCGGACTATGGCAAGGGTGGTGCCAGAGATAGCCCTGACTATGTCCGTGGTGGAAGCCCATACGGCGGCAAAGGGGATGACAGGGCTAGCCCCAAGTATGACCGTGAACGCCGTGAAGCCAGTCCTGCCTATGACAGGCGCCGCAG CCGCTCGCCTGCAAGGTCGCCTGCaagggaagatagggactga